One Brachionichthys hirsutus isolate HB-005 unplaced genomic scaffold, CSIRO-AGI_Bhir_v1 contig_886, whole genome shotgun sequence DNA window includes the following coding sequences:
- the LOC137914090 gene encoding LOW QUALITY PROTEIN: cystine/glutamate transporter-like (The sequence of the model RefSeq protein was modified relative to this genomic sequence to represent the inferred CDS: inserted 2 bases in 1 codon) yields the protein MDRTQREKGGEKKKTDADEVVHLRREINLLSAITFIFGTVVGSGIFIAPKGVLMNSGSVGLSLLVWALSGILSMFGALCYAELGTTFTKSGSHYTYTLETLGPLPAFLRLWAEFIFIRPAVASYVSLAFGCYVVEPFFAPCTAPTVLVKLVSVLAMTLVVAVNCWSVTMATRTQVLLTVIKMFALVLIIIPGVIALAKGKTDNFQNGFELDLITWDKLPLAFFNGFYAYSGWYSLNSFTEEVKNPNRTIPLAIISSMVAVTVCYVLVNMAYYTMMTPAELLQSEAVAVTFANRALHGMASXIPFLVALSCLGTLNGGIFGGARIMFVGARDGHFPSIFSMIHIRRRTPLPAVLLMYPLTLLFLTIGDIYQLINFVAFSRWLFIALTTTGMLIHRYRFPLHPRPFKAPVVIAVTFTLVCFFIVGLSLYSDPWNTGWSCALSLTGVPFYYLTVKRFCLPARWRRAFNSCSKKLQILLEVVQQEIKTY from the exons ATGGACcggacacaaagagagaaaggtggagaaaagaagaagacggATGCTGATGAGGTGGTGCATCTCCGGAGAGAGATCAACCTGCTGTCTGCGATTACGTTTATCTTTGGCACAGTGGTGGGCAGCGGGATCTTCATCGCACCTAAAGGAGTCCTAATGAACAGTGGCAGCGTGGGGCTCTCTCTGTTGGTGTGGGCACTGAGTGGGATCCTCTCCATGTTCG GGGCCCTGTGCTATGCTGAACTAGGGACCACTTTTACAAAATCAGGGAGCCACTACACTTATACACTGGAGACACTGGGGCCACTGCCTGCCTTCTTACGACTCTGGGCTGAATTCATATTTATCAG GCCAGCCGTGGCTTCCTACGTGTCCCTGGCTTTTGGTTGCTACGTGGTGGAGCCGTTCTTTGCACCATGCACCGCTCCCACGGTGCTGGTCAAACTTGTCAGTGTCCTCGCGATGA CGTTGGTTGTGGCAGTCAACTGCTGGagtgtaaccatggcaacacgtACGCAGGTCCTCCTGACCGTCATTAAGATGTTTGCTCTTGTCCTCATCATCATTCCTGGTGTCATTGCACTGGCTAAAG GAAAAACAGACAATTTCCAGAATGGTTTTGAGCTTGACTTAATAACATGGGATAAGTTGCCACTGGCCTTCTTTAATGGCTTTTACGCTTATAGTGGATG GTATTCACTGAACAGCTTTACAGAAGAAGTTAAAAACCCCAATAG AACCATCCCACTGGCAATAATCAGCTCCATGGTGGCAGTGACAGTCTGTTATGTGCTTGTTAACATGGCCTATTACACCATGATGACGccggctgagctgctgcagtctgaagcGGTGGCTGTG ACATTTGCAAACCGCGCCCTTCATGGTATGGCGTC GATTCCCTTTCTTGTGGCCTTGTCCTGCCTTGGAACACTTAACGGTGGAATTTTTGGGGGCGCCAG GATCATGTTTGTAGGAGCAAGAGACGGCCACTTCCCTTCAATCTTTTCTATGATTCACATCCGCAGAAGAACGCCTTtacctgctgtgctgctaaTG tACCCCTTGACATTGTTGTTCTTAACCATTGGAGACATTTACCAGCTCATCAATTTTGTGGCCTTTTCTCGCTGGCTGTTCATTGCCTTGACAACCACAGGGATGCTCATCCATCGATATCGCTTCCCTCTCCACCCAAGACCTttcaag GCACCCGTGGTCATTGCAGTCACATTCACGTTGGTTTGCTTCTTCATCGTGGGGCTGTCTTTGTATTCAGACCCCTGGAACACAGGGTGGAGCTGTGCTCTCTCACTGACCGGGGTCCCGTTCTACTATTTGACCGTTAAACGCTTTTGTTTACCGGCTAGATGGAGACGTGCCTTCA ATTCCTGCAGCAAGAAGCTGCAAATCCTTCTGGAGGTGGTCCAGCAGGAAATCAAGACGTACTGA